A single Mixta calida DNA region contains:
- the tssB gene encoding type VI secretion system contractile sheath small subunit: MATTKSSGQKFIARNRAPRVQIEYDVEIYGAERKIQLPFVMGVMADLVGKPVEPLPGVDERKFMEIDIDNFDQRMKALKPRVAFQAENTLTDEGRLNIDLTFESMEDFSPDAVARKVEPLNKLLEARTQLSNLLTYMDGKNGAEELIAKILQDPTLLKSLGHLAKPEENVKGDEE; the protein is encoded by the coding sequence ATGGCAACGACAAAATCCAGTGGGCAGAAGTTTATTGCCCGTAACCGCGCGCCACGCGTACAGATTGAATACGATGTGGAGATCTACGGCGCTGAGCGCAAAATCCAACTGCCGTTCGTCATGGGCGTCATGGCCGATCTGGTCGGTAAACCGGTGGAACCGCTGCCGGGCGTCGATGAGCGTAAATTTATGGAGATCGACATCGACAACTTCGATCAGCGCATGAAAGCGCTGAAGCCGCGCGTCGCTTTCCAGGCGGAAAATACCCTGACCGACGAAGGCCGGCTGAACATCGATCTGACCTTTGAAAGCATGGAGGATTTCTCGCCCGACGCGGTGGCGCGCAAAGTTGAACCGCTGAATAAGCTGCTGGAAGCGCGCACGCAGCTCTCCAACCTGCTGACCTATATGGATGGTAAAAACGGCGCAGAAGAGTTGATTGCAAAAATTCTGCAAGATCCGACGCTGCTGAAGTCGCTAGGCCATCTGGCGAAACCGGAAGAAAACGTCAAAGGTGATGAGGAATAA
- the tssM gene encoding type VI secretion system membrane subunit TssM, which yields MLNILFSIITSRLMWGFVGITALSFIIWVIGPVFSIVDSRPLESEQNRLISIGLLYLVWGISNLAPRLYNAWINRKLMGSLSHGEPGVDSDRKRLTNEEQVLAERFDEASRLLKKAHFNRADRRNPFWAQRFSRQYLYQLPWYVIIGAPGAGKTTALVNSGLQFPLADRFGKTALRGIGGTRNCDWWFTNEAVLLDTAGRYTTQESQQAQDASEWQKFVDLLRKYRGRQPINGVIVTISVSDLLTQSAEAAQQQALNLRQRLTELHEQLGIRFPVYVLVTKADLLKGFRAWFSKLDKAQREQIWGFTFPWERAKLADFDLASAFSQEYALLQQRLDAGLADTLIMESDAQARAESYLFPQEFAALRPLLADYLNTVFARSNFETQFSPRGIYFASGTQEGLPFDRVMGELSRALHLPQAGEQGGDSGAWDSVRKEAPIPANKGQSFFLKDLLTNVIFQEAGLAGSNRWWELRNRAVLWSGYAGLLALLIVVSALWLTSYGKNKSYLQEVQAKVPGVAEQSKNLQSGGESDLFALLPFLNSVLTLPESNDFDLNDPPLTRRMGLYRGVEVSDATQTLYQKSLKQLLLPQVAQLITGWLRGDNGSDADYSYEALKAYQMLYQPQHYDGKFLHAWVMLNVRRSLPQNVTQAQLSQLDRHLAQLLETQIQASPYARDDVLVKREQALINQMPLSGRVYGRLRRLLEQDENLPPVSLADLGGPQSELVFTRKSGKPLSEGIPGLFTPEGYWNRFDKNIDAVTAALHKDDVWVLGGATADEDKQQTNNAVRQRYMEDFMRRWDELLSDIQLNNSADLSQRINSARLLSGSNSPLRKLVVNLSHYLMLERLPTEKTQQQTGDQGNSATRTLEALFRARQPAQAATAAQTPEQRVTEHYAPVIELAQPLEQGGKTIVFDDFLKQIDELYRYLTAVQDAANSGMPPPSGETIGRLQASAGRLPGSLQNMFTHLAVGASSDAQRRDMENVRKRINVEVGSFCRQAIAGRYPLSRNGRSEVTPDDLARMFAPGTGLMDSFFRDNLATKVDTTHASWRFMPGIDGKSLPGGEALLRPFQQAQSIRDAFFANGATMPSFRVTIRTVRMDNDILNLTLDVDGQLLRYSHGPQAVQLMSWPGSGGTRQVRMQLGMADGTTSTLVTNGAWALNRFFDRAALSAGGNSLSRQATFNVDGHRVTLEFTPNSIRNPFQLPGFACP from the coding sequence ATGCTGAACATACTGTTTTCCATTATAACCAGCCGGCTGATGTGGGGCTTCGTTGGCATCACCGCGCTCTCCTTTATCATCTGGGTTATCGGCCCGGTCTTTTCCATCGTCGATTCGCGTCCGCTGGAGTCGGAGCAGAATCGCCTGATCAGCATCGGACTGCTTTATCTGGTCTGGGGAATTAGCAATCTGGCGCCGCGCCTGTATAACGCCTGGATCAACCGCAAGCTGATGGGCAGCCTGAGCCACGGCGAGCCGGGCGTTGACAGCGATCGCAAGCGGCTGACTAATGAAGAACAGGTGCTGGCCGAACGCTTCGATGAAGCGTCGCGGCTGCTGAAAAAGGCGCACTTCAACCGCGCCGATCGCCGTAACCCTTTCTGGGCGCAGCGCTTCAGCCGCCAGTATCTCTATCAGCTGCCCTGGTATGTGATCATCGGCGCGCCGGGCGCGGGCAAAACCACTGCCCTGGTCAACTCTGGCCTGCAATTTCCGTTGGCGGACCGTTTCGGCAAAACCGCGCTGCGCGGCATCGGCGGCACCCGCAACTGCGACTGGTGGTTCACCAACGAAGCGGTGCTGCTGGATACGGCGGGGCGCTACACCACGCAGGAGAGCCAGCAGGCGCAGGACGCCAGCGAATGGCAGAAATTTGTCGATCTGCTGCGTAAATATCGCGGACGCCAGCCGATTAACGGCGTGATTGTGACCATCAGCGTCTCGGATCTGCTAACTCAATCGGCGGAAGCGGCGCAGCAGCAGGCGCTGAATCTGCGTCAGCGTCTGACGGAGCTGCATGAACAGCTGGGCATCCGTTTTCCGGTCTATGTGCTGGTGACCAAGGCGGACCTGTTGAAAGGCTTCCGCGCCTGGTTTTCGAAGCTGGATAAAGCGCAGCGCGAACAGATCTGGGGCTTCACCTTTCCGTGGGAGCGGGCGAAGCTGGCCGATTTCGATCTCGCCAGCGCGTTCAGTCAGGAATATGCGCTGCTGCAACAGCGTCTGGACGCGGGCCTGGCGGATACGCTGATTATGGAGAGCGACGCGCAGGCGCGTGCGGAAAGCTATCTGTTCCCGCAAGAGTTCGCCGCGCTGCGTCCGCTGCTGGCGGACTACCTCAACACCGTTTTCGCCCGTTCCAATTTTGAAACCCAGTTCTCTCCGCGCGGCATCTATTTCGCCAGCGGCACCCAGGAAGGCCTGCCTTTCGACCGCGTAATGGGTGAGCTGAGCCGCGCGCTGCATCTGCCGCAGGCGGGCGAGCAGGGCGGCGATAGCGGTGCCTGGGACAGCGTACGTAAAGAGGCGCCGATTCCGGCAAATAAAGGCCAGAGTTTCTTCCTGAAGGATCTGCTGACCAACGTTATTTTTCAGGAAGCGGGGCTGGCGGGCAGCAACCGCTGGTGGGAGTTGCGCAATCGCGCCGTTCTGTGGTCCGGCTATGCGGGCCTGCTGGCGCTGTTGATTGTCGTATCGGCGCTGTGGCTGACCAGCTACGGCAAGAATAAAAGCTATCTGCAGGAGGTGCAGGCGAAAGTGCCGGGCGTCGCCGAACAGAGCAAGAATTTGCAGTCCGGCGGCGAGAGCGATCTCTTTGCGCTACTGCCGTTCCTTAACAGCGTGCTTACCCTGCCGGAAAGCAACGATTTCGACCTGAACGATCCGCCGTTAACGCGCCGCATGGGGCTTTATCGCGGTGTTGAAGTCAGCGACGCGACGCAGACGCTTTACCAAAAATCGCTGAAGCAGCTGCTGCTGCCGCAGGTGGCCCAGCTGATTACCGGCTGGCTGCGCGGCGACAACGGCAGCGACGCCGATTACAGCTACGAGGCGCTGAAGGCGTACCAGATGCTCTATCAGCCGCAGCATTACGACGGGAAATTCCTGCATGCCTGGGTGATGCTGAACGTGCGGCGCAGCCTGCCGCAGAATGTCACCCAGGCGCAGTTAAGCCAGCTGGATCGTCATCTGGCGCAGCTGCTGGAGACGCAGATTCAGGCATCGCCTTACGCTCGCGACGACGTGTTGGTAAAGCGCGAGCAGGCGCTGATTAATCAGATGCCGCTGTCCGGCCGCGTGTATGGCCGCCTCAGACGCCTGCTGGAACAGGATGAAAATTTGCCGCCGGTTTCCCTTGCCGATTTGGGCGGTCCGCAGAGCGAGTTAGTGTTTACCCGTAAAAGCGGCAAGCCGTTAAGCGAAGGCATTCCCGGACTCTTTACCCCGGAAGGATACTGGAACCGCTTCGATAAAAATATCGATGCGGTGACTGCGGCGCTGCACAAGGATGACGTCTGGGTGCTGGGCGGCGCGACCGCCGATGAAGATAAGCAGCAGACCAACAACGCGGTGCGTCAGCGCTATATGGAAGACTTTATGCGCCGTTGGGATGAGCTGCTGAGCGATATCCAGCTCAACAACAGCGCCGATCTGTCGCAGCGCATTAACAGCGCGCGGCTGCTTTCCGGCAGCAATTCGCCGCTGCGCAAGCTGGTGGTGAATCTGAGCCATTATCTGATGCTGGAGCGGCTGCCGACGGAGAAAACGCAACAGCAGACGGGCGATCAGGGCAACAGCGCCACCCGCACGCTGGAAGCGCTGTTCCGTGCGCGTCAGCCCGCGCAAGCGGCGACGGCGGCGCAAACGCCGGAGCAGCGGGTCACTGAACATTATGCGCCGGTGATTGAGCTGGCTCAGCCGCTGGAGCAGGGCGGCAAAACCATCGTCTTCGATGATTTTCTCAAGCAGATCGATGAGCTTTATCGCTACCTGACGGCGGTGCAGGATGCCGCCAACAGCGGCATGCCGCCGCCGTCGGGCGAAACGATCGGCCGGCTGCAGGCCAGCGCCGGACGGTTGCCGGGATCGCTGCAAAATATGTTTACCCACCTGGCGGTCGGCGCCAGCAGCGACGCTCAGCGCCGCGATATGGAGAACGTTCGCAAGCGCATCAACGTCGAGGTCGGCAGCTTCTGCCGCCAGGCGATCGCCGGACGCTATCCGCTGTCGCGCAATGGCCGCAGCGAAGTCACCCCGGACGATCTGGCGCGCATGTTCGCGCCCGGCACCGGCCTGATGGACAGCTTCTTCCGCGATAATCTGGCGACCAAAGTGGACACCACTCACGCAAGCTGGCGCTTTATGCCGGGCATTGACGGCAAAAGCCTGCCGGGGGGCGAGGCGCTGCTGCGTCCTTTTCAGCAGGCTCAGAGCATCCGCGATGCCTTTTTCGCTAACGGCGCGACCATGCCGTCGTTCCGCGTCACTATCCGCACGGTGCGTATGGACAACGATATTCTCAACCTGACGCTGGATGTGGATGGTCAGCTGCTGCGCTACAGCCATGGCCCGCAGGCGGTGCAGCTGATGAGCTGGCCCGGCAGCGGCGGCACCCGCCAGGTGCGCATGCAGCTGGGCATGGCGGACGGCACCACCTCGACCCTGGTGACAAACGGCGCTTGGGCGCTGAACCGCTTTTTCGACCGCGCGGCGCTGTCGGCGGGCGGCAACAGCCTGAGCCGGCAGGCGACATTTAACGTTGATGGCCATCGCGTCACGCTGGAGTTTACGCCGAACAGCATCCGTAACCCGTTCCAGCTTCCTGGCTTTGCATGCCCATAA
- the tssA gene encoding type VI secretion system protein TssA, with protein MNIDALLAPISSEQPCGENLEYDADYMAMMQACEGKPEQQFGDTIIPAEPADWNKVEKLATGLLNRTKDLRVMLALTHAWTQMKGLPGYASGLKLIEQALLLYWEPLWPLLEEYGERDPFYRINALAALGDKSALTSAVRQAPLLRSAADQISLRDACALLDGSKTEVVDYPGGRPRLNDELARGEQPATEALFQISERLQTIRETLVEHLGESGAPEMAQLQKMVSLVTQACQATDLTTLMLGGDAASQTEQSIVESRPAAAPPRMQADWRSSDITSRADVQLALEKVKQYFARYEPSHPAPLMIDRVQRVIELDFMEIIRDLAPDGVHQLENIFGRRD; from the coding sequence ATGAACATCGATGCGCTATTGGCCCCGATTAGCAGTGAACAACCGTGCGGGGAGAATCTGGAGTATGACGCCGATTATATGGCGATGATGCAGGCGTGCGAAGGTAAGCCTGAACAGCAGTTCGGCGACACCATTATCCCTGCTGAGCCCGCCGACTGGAACAAAGTCGAAAAGTTGGCGACCGGACTGCTGAACCGCACTAAAGATCTGCGCGTAATGTTAGCGCTTACTCACGCCTGGACGCAGATGAAAGGATTGCCGGGCTACGCCAGCGGTCTGAAGCTGATTGAGCAGGCGCTGCTGCTCTACTGGGAACCGCTCTGGCCGCTGCTGGAAGAATATGGCGAACGCGATCCCTTCTATCGTATCAACGCGCTGGCGGCGCTGGGCGATAAGTCAGCGCTCACCTCCGCAGTGCGTCAGGCGCCGCTTCTGCGCAGCGCCGCAGATCAGATCTCCCTGCGTGACGCCTGCGCGCTGCTGGACGGCAGCAAAACCGAAGTCGTGGACTACCCCGGTGGCCGTCCTCGTCTGAATGATGAGCTGGCACGCGGCGAACAGCCCGCCACTGAAGCGCTTTTTCAAATAAGTGAGCGTTTACAAACTATCCGTGAAACCCTGGTAGAGCATCTGGGTGAAAGCGGCGCGCCGGAAATGGCGCAGCTGCAAAAAATGGTGAGCCTGGTGACGCAGGCGTGTCAGGCCACTGACCTGACGACGCTAATGCTGGGCGGCGACGCCGCTTCGCAGACGGAACAGAGCATCGTTGAAAGCCGTCCGGCCGCCGCGCCGCCGCGTATGCAGGCCGACTGGCGCAGCAGCGACATTACCTCGCGCGCCGACGTGCAGCTGGCGCTGGAGAAGGTGAAGCAATACTTCGCCCGTTATGAACCCAGTCATCCGGCGCCGTTAATGATCGATCGCGTGCAACGGGTGATTGAACTCGATTTTATGGAGATTATCCGCGACCTCGCGCCGGACGGCGTGCATCAGCTGGAAAATATTTTTGGCCGCCGCGACTAA
- the tagF gene encoding type VI secretion system-associated protein TagF, with amino-acid sequence MSHSPAIGWYGKLPSAGDFLQRRFPDAVARQWTHWFQVGLLNWQKNEEQRPGETQRFAKAPVWNFVVPPMLGSQLVQMGCLLPARDSVGRQYPVCALFSFTPTEWSNARLVLAGEWYQRLGRTLLHAVNNGYSADKLDDALLAIPSPPLPDASQRSDILDVIGYGENATNLSWKQVAECFDPQRYTSFWWTNQCDGYPLYTHLHSGNFTGQLFSLLFDPAGGARPGRHGLYPPMFD; translated from the coding sequence ATGAGCCACTCCCCTGCGATCGGCTGGTATGGGAAATTGCCCAGCGCCGGCGACTTTCTCCAGCGTCGTTTTCCTGATGCCGTTGCCCGACAATGGACCCACTGGTTTCAGGTCGGGCTGCTGAACTGGCAGAAAAATGAAGAACAGCGTCCGGGCGAGACGCAGCGCTTTGCCAAAGCGCCGGTATGGAATTTCGTGGTGCCGCCGATGCTGGGCAGCCAGCTGGTGCAGATGGGCTGCCTGCTGCCCGCGCGTGACAGCGTGGGGCGTCAGTATCCGGTCTGCGCCCTGTTCAGCTTCACGCCGACGGAGTGGTCAAACGCCCGCCTCGTGCTGGCTGGCGAATGGTATCAGCGGCTGGGGCGTACGCTACTGCATGCAGTGAACAACGGCTACTCCGCCGATAAGTTGGATGATGCGTTGCTGGCAATCCCGTCGCCGCCGCTGCCCGATGCATCGCAGCGCTCCGATATTCTCGACGTTATCGGCTATGGCGAAAACGCCACCAACCTCAGCTGGAAGCAGGTGGCCGAGTGCTTCGATCCGCAGCGCTACACCAGCTTCTGGTGGACCAATCAGTGCGACGGCTATCCGCTTTACACCCATCTGCATAGCGGCAACTTTACCGGCCAGCTGTTTTCGCTGCTGTTCGACCCGGCAGGCGGCGCGCGACCGGGACGACACGGGCTTTATCCGCCCATGTTTGACTGA
- a CDS encoding T6SS amidase immunity protein Tai4 family protein: protein MDFKIILLGVFFYANYASAKTDYSPEQYIKNYALSTCISQGYNTREVKNDAAAAARGYLEFGDYSLAAHTAVRKLGEEYLAKHYGSQSGEPMVLAKCVDFYHSPELDKLIKHFKGKQDN, encoded by the coding sequence ATGGATTTTAAAATAATTCTGCTGGGTGTGTTTTTTTATGCAAATTATGCGAGTGCAAAGACTGATTATTCTCCAGAGCAATATATTAAAAACTACGCATTAAGCACCTGTATATCTCAAGGATACAATACCAGAGAAGTAAAGAACGATGCAGCGGCCGCAGCGCGCGGATATCTGGAGTTTGGTGATTACTCTTTAGCGGCGCACACGGCAGTAAGAAAGTTAGGCGAAGAATACCTCGCAAAGCATTACGGCAGTCAATCTGGCGAACCAATGGTGCTGGCTAAGTGCGTTGATTTCTACCATAGCCCAGAACTGGATAAATTGATTAAGCATTTCAAAGGAAAACAGGATAATTAA
- a CDS encoding DotU family type VI secretion system protein, with the protein MQERHFTGSDAAFSGASSNNPLVAAANPLLNAIPQIRHSVTHDDPAALRQRLIDQVRHFEKNSQRAGLPYEVIVGARYCLCTALDEAAALTPWGSRGVWPGNGLLVTFHNETWGGEKFFQLLAKLSQNPREHILLLELINYCLLLGFEGRYRVLDNGRSQLETIRQRLLQMIRGVRGGYPPALSPHPEDQPVMRKMWRPVVPLWACAALVGFLACLLYIILNWRLGDVTSPVLASVYQTPLPEVTIRNPAPRAPAVLNLRASLRPEIEQGLVAVRDEADQSVVTLKGDGLFASGSTAVRGRYEAVIDRIAQAMDNVSGKILVTGYSDNVPIRSARFASNYELSLARAQSVQEMLQKHLSQPGRTKAEGRGETNPLVPNTTPENRARNRRVEITLLVSPENTRAELNGLQQGN; encoded by the coding sequence ATGCAGGAACGACATTTTACCGGCAGCGATGCCGCCTTTTCCGGCGCCAGCAGCAATAACCCGCTGGTTGCCGCCGCTAATCCTTTGCTTAACGCGATCCCGCAGATCCGTCACTCCGTTACGCATGACGATCCGGCCGCGCTGCGTCAGCGCCTGATCGATCAGGTGCGCCACTTTGAGAAAAACAGCCAGCGCGCCGGTCTTCCTTACGAGGTGATCGTCGGCGCGCGCTACTGTCTTTGCACCGCGCTGGACGAGGCGGCGGCGCTGACGCCGTGGGGAAGCCGGGGCGTCTGGCCCGGCAATGGCCTGCTGGTGACGTTTCATAACGAAACCTGGGGCGGCGAGAAGTTTTTTCAGCTGCTGGCGAAGCTGTCGCAGAATCCGCGCGAACATATCTTGCTGCTGGAGCTGATCAACTACTGTCTGCTGCTGGGTTTCGAAGGGCGCTACCGCGTGCTGGATAATGGCCGCTCGCAGCTGGAAACCATCCGTCAGCGGCTGCTGCAAATGATCCGCGGCGTGCGCGGCGGCTACCCGCCGGCGCTGTCGCCTCATCCCGAAGATCAGCCGGTGATGCGTAAAATGTGGCGGCCGGTGGTGCCGCTTTGGGCCTGCGCCGCCCTTGTCGGCTTCCTCGCCTGCCTGCTCTATATCATTCTCAACTGGCGGCTGGGCGACGTGACCAGTCCGGTGCTGGCCTCCGTTTACCAGACGCCGCTGCCGGAAGTAACTATTCGCAACCCGGCGCCGCGCGCGCCTGCGGTGCTGAACCTGCGCGCTTCCCTGCGCCCTGAGATCGAACAGGGGCTGGTGGCGGTACGCGACGAGGCGGATCAGAGCGTGGTGACGCTGAAAGGGGATGGCCTGTTCGCCTCCGGCTCCACCGCGGTGCGCGGACGCTACGAGGCGGTGATCGACCGTATCGCGCAGGCGATGGATAACGTCAGCGGCAAAATCCTGGTGACCGGCTACAGCGATAACGTGCCGATCCGCAGCGCCCGCTTCGCCTCTAACTATGAGCTGTCGCTGGCGCGCGCGCAGTCGGTGCAGGAAATGCTGCAAAAACATCTGTCGCAACCCGGACGGACGAAGGCGGAAGGCCGTGGCGAAACCAACCCGCTGGTTCCCAACACCACGCCTGAGAACCGCGCCCGCAATCGTCGGGTGGAGATCACACTGTTAGTTTCGCCGGAAAATACGCGCGCGGAGCTAAACGGACTGCAGCAAGGGAACTGA
- a CDS encoding lysozyme inhibitor LprI family protein, translating to MKNIFLSMTLTKLLASFNVFSSDDCSSANDDADVNSCSLQQKKNAEVELNKEYSEAKKRLAVSFDADKKLLNEYLTLLLESQRGWLKYRDAQCKIESFMADESTPVYESINDSCIARLDKGRTAQLKNMPYE from the coding sequence ATGAAGAATATTTTCTTAAGTATGACACTGACAAAGTTATTAGCCTCTTTCAACGTATTTAGTAGCGATGATTGTAGTTCAGCAAATGATGATGCTGATGTGAATTCATGTTCGTTACAGCAGAAAAAGAATGCGGAAGTTGAACTAAATAAAGAGTACTCAGAAGCGAAGAAAAGACTGGCTGTCTCATTTGATGCTGATAAAAAATTATTGAATGAGTATTTAACTCTCCTTCTTGAATCGCAAAGGGGTTGGTTAAAGTATCGTGATGCTCAATGTAAAATTGAATCCTTTATGGCAGATGAAAGCACGCCTGTTTATGAGTCTATAAATGATAGCTGCATTGCCAGGCTGGATAAAGGCAGAACAGCTCAGTTAAAAAATATGCCTTATGAGTAA
- the tssC gene encoding type VI secretion system contractile sheath large subunit, whose product MSNNPSQQQQPQQEQQSWNQNEFSALLNKEFRPKSDQARAAVESAVKTLAQQALENSITVSSDAYRTIQALIAEIDEKLSRQVNQIIHHEDFQKLEGAWRGLSYLVNNTETDEMLKIRFMSISKQELGRTLKRYKGVGWDQSPIFKKIYEEEYGQFGGEPFGCLVGDYYFDHSPQDVELLGEMARIGAAAHCPFITGTAPSVMQMETWQELANPRDLTKIFQNTEYAAWRSLRESEDARYLGLVMPRFLSRLPYGIRTNPVDSFDFEEETEGANHSNYTWTNAAYAMAANINRSFKEFGWCTSIRGVESGGAVENLPCHTFPSDDGGVDMKCPTEIAISDRREAELAKNGFMPLVHRKNSDFAAFIGAQSLQKPAEYHDADATANARLAARLPYLFACCRFAHYLKCIVRDKIGSFREREEMERWLNDWVMNYVDGDPANSSQETKSRKPLASAEVMVEEIEDNPGYYAAKFFLRPHYQLEGLTVSLRLVSKLPSLKTNDA is encoded by the coding sequence ATGAGCAATAATCCATCACAGCAACAACAGCCGCAGCAGGAACAGCAGTCCTGGAATCAGAATGAATTCAGCGCCCTGCTGAACAAAGAGTTCCGTCCGAAAAGCGATCAGGCGCGCGCCGCGGTGGAAAGCGCGGTGAAAACCCTGGCGCAGCAGGCGCTGGAAAACAGCATTACCGTCTCCAGCGACGCTTACCGCACTATCCAGGCGCTGATTGCTGAAATCGACGAAAAGCTGTCACGTCAGGTTAACCAGATCATTCACCATGAAGATTTTCAGAAGCTGGAGGGCGCCTGGCGCGGCCTGAGCTATCTGGTCAACAACACCGAAACCGACGAGATGCTGAAAATCCGCTTTATGAGCATCTCCAAGCAGGAGCTGGGCCGCACGCTGAAGCGCTACAAAGGCGTGGGCTGGGACCAGAGCCCTATCTTCAAGAAGATCTATGAAGAAGAGTATGGTCAGTTCGGCGGCGAGCCGTTTGGCTGCCTGGTGGGTGATTACTATTTCGATCACAGCCCGCAGGATGTTGAGCTGCTGGGCGAAATGGCGCGCATCGGCGCGGCGGCGCACTGTCCGTTTATCACCGGCACCGCGCCAAGCGTAATGCAGATGGAAACCTGGCAAGAGCTGGCGAACCCGCGCGATCTGACCAAGATTTTCCAGAATACCGAATATGCCGCCTGGCGCAGTCTGCGCGAGTCGGAAGATGCGCGCTATCTGGGCCTGGTAATGCCGCGCTTCCTGTCGCGCCTGCCGTATGGCATCCGCACCAATCCGGTAGACAGCTTCGATTTTGAAGAAGAGACCGAAGGCGCCAACCACAGTAACTATACCTGGACCAATGCGGCCTACGCGATGGCGGCCAACATCAACCGCTCGTTTAAAGAGTTTGGCTGGTGCACCTCGATTCGCGGCGTGGAATCGGGCGGCGCGGTGGAAAACCTGCCTTGCCACACTTTCCCCAGCGACGACGGCGGCGTAGATATGAAATGCCCGACCGAAATCGCCATCAGCGATCGCCGTGAGGCCGAGCTGGCGAAAAACGGTTTTATGCCGCTGGTGCATCGCAAGAACTCCGATTTCGCCGCCTTTATCGGCGCGCAGTCGCTGCAAAAACCGGCGGAGTATCACGATGCCGACGCCACCGCCAACGCGCGTCTGGCGGCGCGCCTGCCGTATCTGTTCGCCTGCTGCCGCTTCGCGCACTACCTGAAGTGCATCGTGCGCGACAAGATCGGTTCTTTCCGCGAGCGCGAAGAGATGGAGCGCTGGCTGAACGATTGGGTAATGAACTACGTGGATGGCGATCCGGCCAACTCCTCGCAGGAAACCAAATCCCGCAAACCGCTGGCGTCAGCGGAAGTGATGGTGGAAGAGATTGAAGATAATCCGGGCTACTACGCCGCGAAATTCTTCCTGCGTCCGCATTACCAGCTGGAAGGACTGACTGTATCGCTGCGTCTGGTTTCCAAACTCCCTTCGCTGAAAACCAACGATGCGTAA
- a CDS encoding Hcp family type VI secretion system effector, whose product MAIDMFLKVDGVTGESQDSNHKGWTDITSFSWGASQPGNMSVGGGGGAGKVNFNDLHVDALVDKSTTAILKHCASGKHLNKVELSVCKAGGQQVEYTKITLEDVLVTSVQYTGTDNGDTVGVSYAFQASRVKQQYWEQTASGGKGAESSAGWNIKENKEM is encoded by the coding sequence ATGGCTATTGATATGTTCCTGAAGGTTGACGGTGTTACCGGCGAGTCTCAGGACTCCAACCACAAAGGCTGGACTGACATCACTTCTTTCTCCTGGGGCGCATCCCAGCCGGGCAACATGTCCGTTGGCGGCGGCGGCGGCGCGGGTAAAGTAAACTTTAACGACCTGCATGTTGATGCGCTGGTCGACAAGTCTACTACTGCCATTCTGAAGCACTGCGCCAGCGGTAAGCACCTGAATAAAGTCGAGCTTTCCGTATGCAAAGCAGGCGGCCAGCAGGTTGAATATACCAAAATCACTCTGGAAGATGTGCTGGTAACGTCTGTGCAATATACCGGTACAGATAATGGAGATACTGTCGGCGTGAGCTATGCATTCCAGGCGTCTCGTGTGAAACAGCAGTATTGGGAGCAGACCGCTTCCGGCGGTAAGGGTGCTGAAAGCAGCGCTGGCTGGAACATCAAAGAAAATAAAGAAATGTAA